A window of the Polaribacter batillariae genome harbors these coding sequences:
- a CDS encoding 16S rRNA (uracil(1498)-N(3))-methyltransferase has product MQLFYNSEISTKTQQITFDKIESKHIVRVLRKKENDVLKITNGKGFLFDAKIIIASDKKCLATVISFQEKPKPWSYYLHIAIAPTKLNDRTEWFLEKATEIGIDEITPIICSNSERRVVKLERFEKIIQSAIKQSLKFTLPKLNAPMKFNEFINQDFNGKVCIAHCEEYEKKYLKSVVKPSEETTILIGPEGDFSTEEIKKALDKKWTPISLGESRLRTETAALVAVSMVSFINE; this is encoded by the coding sequence ATGCAATTATTTTATAATTCAGAAATTTCCACAAAAACACAACAAATTACTTTCGATAAAATCGAGAGTAAACATATTGTACGTGTTTTACGTAAAAAAGAAAATGATGTTTTAAAAATTACAAACGGAAAAGGTTTTCTGTTTGATGCAAAAATTATAATTGCAAGCGACAAGAAATGTTTGGCAACAGTTATTTCGTTTCAAGAAAAACCAAAACCATGGTCTTATTACCTACATATTGCAATTGCACCTACCAAATTAAACGATAGAACAGAATGGTTTTTAGAAAAAGCGACAGAAATTGGTATCGATGAAATTACGCCAATAATTTGTAGCAACTCCGAAAGACGTGTGGTAAAATTAGAACGTTTCGAGAAAATTATCCAGTCTGCAATAAAACAATCTTTAAAATTTACCTTACCAAAACTAAATGCTCCAATGAAATTTAACGAGTTTATCAATCAAGATTTTAATGGTAAAGTTTGCATTGCACATTGTGAGGAGTATGAAAAAAAGTATTTAAAATCAGTCGTAAAACCTTCAGAAGAAACAACAATTCTTATTGGTCCTGAAGGCGATTTTTCTACTGAAGAAATTAAAAAAGCGTTGGATAAAAAATGGACTCCAATTTCTTTAGGAGAAAGCAGGTTACGAACAGAAACAGCTGCCTTGGTTGCTGTAAGTATGGTTTCTTTTATTAACGAATAA
- a CDS encoding PAS domain-containing protein, with amino-acid sequence MKNKLANMACLDLFLNSQETKDYTAIKELITPTDSKKLPLISFDLYRNHFFSEMELLDIKNDVNQVKELAFKFNWKNNFDYLFKDQKFEAIVITDLHKNIVWVNEGFTKMSGFSKNFALKKTPSFLQGEETSIETKKRIREKIAKNRPFTEVIINYKKDKTPYKCELKIFPLYSEETTHFIALERSVASF; translated from the coding sequence ATGAAAAATAAACTAGCAAACATGGCGTGTTTAGATTTGTTTTTAAACTCCCAAGAAACCAAAGATTACACCGCTATTAAAGAGTTAATTACACCTACAGATTCTAAAAAACTACCTTTAATTAGCTTCGATTTATACAGGAATCATTTTTTTTCGGAAATGGAACTTTTAGACATTAAAAACGATGTTAATCAAGTAAAAGAATTGGCTTTTAAATTCAACTGGAAAAATAATTTTGATTACTTATTTAAAGATCAAAAGTTTGAAGCCATTGTAATTACAGATCTCCATAAAAATATTGTTTGGGTAAATGAAGGTTTTACAAAAATGAGTGGTTTTAGTAAGAATTTTGCCTTAAAAAAAACGCCTTCTTTTCTACAAGGTGAAGAAACTTCTATAGAAACCAAAAAAAGAATTAGAGAAAAAATTGCCAAAAACAGGCCTTTTACTGAGGTTATTATCAACTATAAAAAAGACAAAACACCTTATAAATGTGAGTTAAAAATCTTTCCATTATATAGCGAAGAAACTACTCATTTTATTGCTTTAGAGAGATCTGTTGCTTCGTTTTAG
- a CDS encoding DUF4834 family protein, with product MGLLKTILIILAFYYGFKFLARLFAPVLIKKAAETMQKKAEEQFRTKQQKEVVREGETVIDKKPTKNQQSKDSVGEYVDFEEIE from the coding sequence ATGGGTTTACTTAAAACAATCCTTATTATACTTGCTTTCTACTATGGATTTAAATTCTTAGCAAGACTTTTTGCACCTGTACTTATTAAAAAAGCTGCAGAAACCATGCAGAAAAAGGCAGAAGAGCAGTTTCGAACCAAACAACAAAAGGAAGTGGTTAGAGAAGGGGAAACTGTAATAGACAAAAAACCAACAAAGAACCAACAAAGTAAAGATTCTGTTGGTGAGTATGTAGATTTTGAAGAAATAGAATAA
- a CDS encoding glycosyltransferase family 4 protein encodes MKVLIITYYWPPAGGSGVQRWLKFVKYLQDFGIEPIVYTVKDENYPKEDVSLIKDVPKEITVLQQPIWNPQHVFFWEKKNKGNTGVSNLGNNKILSFLRGNIFIPDPKIFWVKPSVKFLQKFLLKNKIDAMISTGPPHSMHLIAQKLQQKNNIKWIADFRDPWTDLYYAKDFNQSTFAKNKNRKLEELVLKNADCVLTVSKSLKKEFAKIASNVKVITNGFDDEVLRNKAVVLDKKFTISYIGLLPKQSKPTLLFKVLRKLLQENENLKNDLQLNFIGDIADEVKQDIASNNLLKYSNFEGYVPHEEAISYQKKSQVLLLLIPNVAKSEGILTGKLFEYLTAKRPILAMASEKGDLAEILKETNAGVVVNYNNEEKLSSEILRLYNQYKNGSLDVNTKNIKQYHRKELTKKLAEIIKKINT; translated from the coding sequence TTGAAAGTCTTAATAATTACATATTATTGGCCTCCAGCAGGTGGTTCTGGCGTACAGCGTTGGCTAAAATTCGTAAAATATTTGCAAGATTTTGGTATTGAACCTATTGTATATACTGTAAAAGACGAAAATTACCCAAAAGAAGATGTTTCTCTTATTAAAGACGTTCCAAAAGAAATTACGGTTTTACAACAACCAATTTGGAATCCGCAACATGTGTTTTTTTGGGAAAAGAAAAATAAAGGGAATACAGGTGTTTCGAATTTAGGGAATAATAAAATCTTGTCTTTTTTAAGAGGAAATATTTTTATTCCAGATCCAAAAATATTTTGGGTAAAACCTTCTGTAAAATTTCTTCAAAAATTTCTTTTAAAAAATAAAATTGATGCTATGATTTCTACAGGACCACCACATAGCATGCATTTAATTGCCCAGAAATTGCAACAAAAGAATAACATAAAATGGATTGCCGATTTTAGAGACCCTTGGACAGATTTGTATTATGCCAAAGATTTTAATCAAAGTACATTTGCGAAAAATAAAAATAGAAAGCTCGAAGAATTAGTTTTAAAAAACGCAGATTGTGTTTTAACCGTAAGCAAATCTTTAAAAAAAGAATTTGCGAAAATTGCTTCGAATGTAAAAGTAATTACCAATGGTTTCGATGATGAAGTTTTAAGAAATAAAGCTGTAGTTTTAGATAAAAAGTTTACGATTTCTTATATTGGTTTGTTGCCAAAACAGAGCAAGCCTACATTGTTATTTAAGGTATTGCGAAAGCTATTGCAAGAGAATGAGAATTTAAAAAACGATTTGCAATTAAATTTTATCGGAGATATTGCAGATGAAGTAAAACAAGATATCGCAAGTAATAATTTATTAAAATATTCGAATTTCGAAGGATATGTACCTCATGAAGAGGCGATTTCTTATCAAAAAAAATCTCAGGTTTTATTATTGTTAATTCCGAATGTAGCGAAAAGTGAAGGCATTTTAACAGGAAAATTATTTGAGTATTTAACTGCAAAACGTCCTATCTTAGCAATGGCTTCCGAAAAAGGAGATTTAGCAGAAATATTAAAAGAAACGAATGCTGGAGTGGTTGTAAATTATAATAATGAAGAAAAATTATCTTCAGAAATTTTAAGATTATACAACCAATATAAAAACGGGAGTTTAGACGTAAATACGAAGAATATTAAGCAATATCATCGTAAAGAATTGACGAAGAAATTAGCAGAAATCATCAAAAAAATAAATACATAA
- a CDS encoding glycosyltransferase family 4 protein — MKIGMILDEVFPPDPRVENEAISLVNNGHEVFLFCLTYGNEETAEIINGIQVKRFLSNTFLYKLSALAYTIPIYKFVMAHKIEKFIAKNSIDILHIHDIRIASAVFRANRKTKLPVVLDLHENRPEIMKFYPHLAKFPGKILISPQKWKKAEEKFIKKSNKVIVVTHEAKKEILNRISLQTNKITVLPNTVRKSFFEKSTILPEITIKYSNNFVLLYIGDTGIRRGLITSIQSVAMLKETIRNLKLVIVGKNSTDNILKQLVKDLKIEKFVDFLGWQDAKLFNSYISCSDICISPLYRNLHHDTTYANKLFQYMSLEKPILVSNSTAQKEVVEKVQSGLVHEEKNVLDFTEKVLKLYRNKDLRNRLAENGKNFVRKEFYWEKTSKNLLNLYNTFEV; from the coding sequence ATGAAAATAGGAATGATTTTAGATGAAGTGTTTCCTCCTGACCCGAGAGTCGAAAATGAGGCGATTTCACTAGTAAACAATGGTCACGAAGTTTTTCTTTTTTGTTTAACGTATGGAAACGAAGAGACCGCTGAAATAATTAACGGAATTCAAGTAAAAAGATTTTTGTCAAATACATTTCTCTATAAACTGTCTGCATTGGCATATACAATACCCATTTATAAATTTGTGATGGCTCACAAAATCGAAAAATTTATTGCTAAAAATTCGATAGATATTCTTCACATTCACGATATAAGAATTGCCAGTGCTGTTTTTAGAGCCAACAGAAAAACAAAACTTCCTGTTGTACTAGACTTGCATGAAAATAGGCCAGAGATCATGAAATTTTATCCTCATTTAGCAAAATTTCCTGGAAAAATCTTAATATCGCCACAAAAGTGGAAAAAAGCAGAAGAAAAATTTATAAAAAAATCAAACAAAGTTATTGTAGTAACCCACGAGGCTAAAAAAGAAATTTTAAATAGAATATCTTTACAGACGAATAAAATTACGGTTTTACCAAACACAGTTAGAAAAAGTTTTTTTGAAAAATCGACCATTTTACCAGAAATAACAATTAAGTATTCTAATAATTTTGTTTTATTATATATTGGAGATACAGGAATTAGAAGAGGTTTAATTACCTCGATACAATCTGTAGCAATGCTAAAAGAAACCATTCGAAATTTAAAATTAGTTATTGTGGGAAAAAATTCTACAGATAACATTTTAAAACAATTGGTAAAAGATTTAAAAATTGAAAAATTTGTAGATTTTTTAGGTTGGCAAGACGCGAAATTATTTAACTCTTATATTTCTTGTAGCGACATTTGTATTTCGCCTTTGTATAGAAATTTGCATCACGATACAACGTATGCAAATAAACTTTTTCAGTACATGAGTTTAGAAAAACCCATTTTAGTAAGCAATTCAACTGCACAAAAAGAGGTTGTAGAAAAAGTGCAATCTGGTTTGGTACATGAAGAAAAAAATGTACTAGATTTTACCGAGAAAGTGCTAAAACTTTATAGAAATAAAGATTTAAGAAATCGGCTTGCAGAAAACGGAAAAAACTTTGTACGAAAAGAGTTTTATTGGGAAAAAACTTCAAAAAACTTGCTAAATTTATACAATACTTTCGAGGTTTGA
- a CDS encoding sigma-70 family RNA polymerase sigma factor — protein MTTNQVWTKYHLDLQKFIISKVKNNTIADDLLQDTFLKIHTKLHTLKDASKLKSWCFSIARNSVLNYWKENNKTVKIANFETETASEINKNTHTEEDCLRKILSNLPKKYRTPLFLSDIKGLQQQEVADQLNQNLSTTKSQIQRARKLIAQGFMDCCGFVMNEDGNLVGEIQDKEDCKVCN, from the coding sequence ATGACCACAAACCAAGTTTGGACAAAATACCATTTAGATTTGCAAAAATTCATCATCAGCAAAGTGAAAAACAACACCATTGCTGATGATCTTTTGCAAGACACTTTTTTAAAAATCCATACAAAACTGCATACTTTAAAAGATGCTAGTAAATTAAAATCTTGGTGTTTCTCTATTGCTCGAAATTCGGTTTTAAATTATTGGAAGGAAAATAACAAAACTGTAAAAATTGCCAATTTCGAAACAGAAACAGCTTCAGAAATCAATAAAAACACACATACAGAAGAAGATTGCTTACGCAAAATTTTAAGCAACCTTCCTAAAAAATATCGAACTCCTTTATTTTTATCAGACATAAAAGGTTTACAACAACAAGAAGTTGCAGACCAATTAAATCAAAATTTATCTACGACAAAGTCTCAAATTCAGCGTGCGCGAAAATTAATTGCACAAGGTTTTATGGATTGTTGTGGCTTTGTAATGAATGAAGATGGAAACTTGGTTGGCGAAATTCAAGACAAAGAAGATTGCAAAGTCTGTAATTAA
- a CDS encoding YfhO family protein, with the protein MKFNKFLPYIIAIVIFILASIIYFYPVLKGEKLNQSDITQFRGMVKDINDFRAENNTEPYWTGSSFSGMPSYSISAYYPNDFVRSLDKALRFLPRPADYTFLYFLSFFVLMMALKVDWRLAILGSLAFGFSTYLIIIFGAGHNAKAHAIGYMPLVLAGILWVFQKRYVLGFIVTGLAMALEIYANHIQMTYYLGFSILILGIVELVHAFKEKRLPTFIKQATVIIVAIVLGIGANAPRLMAIKEYSEVSTRGKSELTIAPDGTKKEATKGLDKAYITQYSYSKLETFSLFIPRFMGGGTVEKLGESSNFYQLIENKAGKKVADDYAKQVLTYWGDQPILEAPAYIGAIIFFLFFLGFFLVKGKLKQWLVAATIFSIILSWGRNFDMVTNFFIDYVPLYNKFRAVSSIQVIAELCVPLLGILALKAFFSTKITSEEKLNALKKATYVFGGLIVAGFLLAHVFSTFEGLRDSNYDSLEGLRDAVIADRKSMLLMDTLRSLLLVLLSAGILWMHLKGKLKQNFAILGLLVFIVFDLISVDKKYVNKDDFKQARKIEKPFVASEADQLINQDKSHYRVANFATDPMNDGSTSYFHQSIGGYHAAKMMRYQELFDYQIAKNNMEVLNMLNTKYFIVPDDKGNVQAQQNEQANGNAWFVHSIIPVETANAEIKALDSLKTKEEAVIRKEDFEKIKFTNSLERDTTAVIKLTKYKLNSLTYESKTAKEQFAVFSEIYYKNGWNAYLDGVLTPHYRVNYVLRGMRIPAGKHTIEFKFEPKVIQQGKIRSLSSYALLFLITIGWFFYDEKKKRKK; encoded by the coding sequence ATGAAATTCAACAAATTTTTGCCATATATAATAGCAATTGTCATTTTTATATTGGCATCTATTATTTACTTTTACCCAGTTTTAAAAGGCGAGAAGTTAAATCAATCAGACATTACTCAATTTCGAGGAATGGTAAAAGATATTAACGATTTTCGTGCAGAAAATAATACAGAACCTTATTGGACAGGCTCTTCTTTTAGTGGAATGCCTTCTTATTCTATAAGTGCTTATTATCCGAATGATTTTGTAAGAAGTTTAGACAAAGCACTCCGTTTTTTACCAAGACCTGCAGATTATACTTTTCTTTATTTTTTAAGTTTTTTTGTACTAATGATGGCCTTAAAAGTCGATTGGAGATTGGCTATTTTAGGCTCGCTTGCTTTTGGTTTTTCGACTTATTTGATTATTATTTTTGGAGCTGGCCATAATGCAAAAGCACATGCAATTGGTTATATGCCCTTAGTTTTAGCCGGTATTTTATGGGTGTTTCAAAAAAGGTACGTACTTGGTTTTATTGTTACAGGTTTGGCAATGGCGTTAGAAATTTACGCAAACCATATACAAATGACGTATTATTTAGGGTTCTCGATTCTAATTCTTGGAATTGTAGAACTTGTACATGCATTTAAAGAAAAAAGATTGCCCACATTTATAAAACAAGCAACTGTAATTATTGTAGCAATTGTTTTAGGCATTGGAGCAAATGCACCACGTTTAATGGCGATAAAAGAATATTCTGAAGTAAGTACCAGAGGAAAATCAGAATTAACAATTGCGCCAGATGGAACTAAGAAAGAAGCGACAAAAGGGTTAGATAAAGCTTATATAACACAATATAGTTATTCTAAGTTAGAAACGTTTAGTTTGTTTATTCCACGTTTTATGGGTGGAGGAACTGTAGAAAAATTAGGAGAAAGTTCTAATTTTTATCAACTTATAGAAAATAAAGCAGGCAAAAAAGTTGCAGACGATTATGCTAAGCAAGTTTTAACCTATTGGGGAGATCAACCCATTTTAGAAGCACCAGCCTATATTGGAGCCATTATTTTCTTTCTCTTTTTCTTAGGCTTTTTCTTGGTAAAAGGAAAGTTAAAACAATGGTTAGTGGCAGCAACTATATTTTCCATAATTTTAAGTTGGGGAAGAAATTTCGATATGGTTACCAATTTCTTTATCGATTATGTACCATTATACAACAAATTTAGAGCGGTTTCGTCTATACAAGTAATTGCAGAATTGTGTGTACCTTTATTAGGTATTTTAGCTTTAAAAGCATTTTTCTCAACAAAAATTACATCAGAAGAAAAATTAAATGCACTTAAAAAAGCAACTTATGTCTTTGGAGGATTAATTGTAGCTGGTTTTTTATTGGCTCATGTATTTTCGACGTTCGAAGGTTTAAGAGATAGCAATTACGATAGTTTAGAAGGCTTAAGAGATGCTGTAATTGCCGATAGAAAATCGATGCTTTTAATGGATACTTTACGTTCTTTACTCTTAGTCTTACTTTCCGCAGGCATACTTTGGATGCACTTAAAAGGAAAATTAAAGCAAAATTTTGCCATTTTAGGTTTGTTGGTTTTTATTGTTTTCGATTTAATTTCTGTAGATAAAAAGTATGTGAATAAAGACGATTTTAAGCAAGCAAGAAAAATCGAAAAACCCTTTGTAGCCTCGGAAGCAGATCAATTAATTAACCAAGATAAAAGCCATTATAGAGTTGCAAATTTTGCAACAGACCCTATGAATGATGGAAGCACGTCTTATTTCCATCAATCTATTGGAGGTTACCACGCTGCAAAAATGATGCGTTATCAAGAATTGTTCGATTACCAAATTGCGAAAAATAATATGGAGGTTTTGAACATGTTAAATACAAAATATTTTATCGTTCCAGACGATAAAGGAAATGTACAAGCACAACAAAATGAGCAGGCAAATGGAAACGCTTGGTTTGTACATTCTATTATTCCTGTAGAAACTGCCAATGCAGAAATAAAAGCGTTAGATAGTTTAAAAACAAAAGAAGAAGCTGTGATTCGAAAAGAAGATTTCGAAAAAATTAAATTTACCAATTCTTTAGAAAGAGACACTACCGCAGTTATAAAATTAACGAAATACAAGCTTAATTCATTAACTTACGAATCTAAAACAGCCAAAGAGCAGTTTGCTGTGTTTTCTGAAATTTATTACAAAAATGGTTGGAATGCTTATCTCGATGGTGTTTTAACACCACATTATCGCGTAAATTATGTGCTAAGAGGAATGAGAATTCCTGCAGGTAAACATACAATTGAATTTAAATTTGAGCCGAAAGTAATTCAGCAAGGAAAAATACGATCACTTTCTTCTTACGCGTTGTTATTTTTAATAACCATTGGGTGGTTTTTTTATGATGAAAAAAAGAAACGAAAAAAATAA
- a CDS encoding GTP cyclohydrolase produces the protein MITLKKITNKKEMKQFVTFPFSLYKNNKYWVPPIIKDEIDNFDPQKNPVFENAEAHFFIALQNGKIVGRIVAIINWFEVEKQQIKKMRFGWFDVINNIAVTKALLEKVKEIGLKNNLEYIEGPIGFNNLDKTGVLIDGFDHIGTMITWYNHPYYKDHLEQLGFVKEKEYLENKFKFKEVDSTYYNRIAKILKKRFKLKALNFSKTKDILPYVDEMFEVFNKSYSKLSSFVPISDAQIAFFKKKYIGFINPEYIKFVTNEHHKLVAFAIVMPSFSEALQKAKGKLFPFGLFYLLNARKNAKDVTFYLIGVDPEYQNKGVHAVIFDEYTKIFEKKGIENCIRTPELEDNEAIKKIWENFNPVTHKRRRTYRISI, from the coding sequence ATGATTACATTAAAAAAAATAACCAATAAAAAGGAAATGAAGCAATTTGTTACATTTCCTTTTTCACTTTATAAAAATAATAAATATTGGGTTCCTCCAATAATTAAAGACGAAATAGACAATTTCGACCCTCAAAAAAATCCTGTTTTCGAAAATGCAGAAGCACATTTTTTTATAGCATTGCAAAATGGTAAAATTGTGGGTAGAATTGTAGCCATTATCAATTGGTTTGAAGTTGAAAAACAACAAATAAAAAAAATGCGTTTTGGTTGGTTTGATGTAATTAACAATATTGCAGTAACCAAAGCTTTATTAGAAAAAGTAAAAGAAATTGGTTTAAAAAATAACTTAGAATATATAGAAGGCCCAATAGGATTTAATAATTTAGATAAAACAGGTGTTTTAATTGATGGTTTCGACCATATAGGCACCATGATTACTTGGTACAATCACCCCTATTATAAAGACCATTTAGAGCAATTGGGTTTTGTAAAAGAAAAAGAATATTTAGAAAACAAGTTTAAATTTAAAGAGGTAGATTCGACATATTATAATAGAATTGCCAAAATTTTAAAGAAAAGATTCAAGCTAAAAGCCCTAAATTTTTCGAAAACAAAAGATATTTTGCCTTATGTAGATGAAATGTTCGAAGTATTTAACAAATCGTATTCGAAATTATCTTCTTTTGTTCCTATTTCTGATGCTCAGATTGCTTTTTTTAAAAAAAAATACATTGGTTTTATCAATCCAGAGTATATAAAATTTGTTACTAACGAGCACCATAAACTAGTGGCTTTTGCCATTGTAATGCCTTCTTTTTCTGAAGCTTTGCAAAAAGCAAAAGGAAAATTATTTCCTTTTGGGCTGTTTTATTTATTAAATGCTAGAAAAAATGCCAAAGACGTTACTTTTTATTTAATTGGTGTAGATCCAGAATATCAAAACAAAGGAGTTCACGCAGTTATTTTTGATGAATATACCAAAATTTTTGAAAAAAAAGGAATTGAAAATTGCATTCGAACTCCAGAATTAGAAGACAACGAAGCCATTAAAAAAATATGGGAAAATTTTAACCCTGTAACACATAAAAGAAGAAGAACTTATAGGATTAGTATTTAA
- a CDS encoding methyltransferase produces MYAKIPVKRYQKTLDFLQKSIPSPATILDLGVRNPFSEIMEQHGYTVINTEGEDLDLLPEIVQKHQVDAVTAFEIFEHLLAPFNVLREIKTTKLVTTIPLKLWFATAYRSKTDMWDRHYHEFEDWQFDWLLEKTGWQIQEKEKWTSPINKIGFRPILRKFTPRYYAVYATKTP; encoded by the coding sequence ATGTACGCAAAAATTCCAGTAAAAAGGTATCAAAAAACATTAGATTTTTTACAAAAATCGATTCCAAGTCCTGCAACAATTTTAGATTTGGGCGTTCGTAATCCGTTTTCTGAAATTATGGAGCAACATGGTTACACCGTTATTAATACAGAAGGAGAAGACCTAGATTTATTACCAGAAATTGTACAAAAACACCAAGTAGATGCAGTTACAGCTTTCGAAATTTTTGAACATTTATTGGCTCCTTTTAATGTTTTAAGAGAAATTAAAACAACAAAGTTAGTAACGACCATTCCTTTAAAATTATGGTTTGCCACTGCATATCGTAGTAAAACAGATATGTGGGACAGGCATTATCACGAATTTGAAGATTGGCAATTCGATTGGTTGTTAGAAAAAACAGGGTGGCAAATTCAAGAAAAAGAAAAATGGACAAGCCCAATTAATAAAATAGGCTTTAGACCTATTTTAAGAAAATTTACGCCCAGATATTATGCAGTTTATGCGACAAAAACTCCGTAA
- a CDS encoding transporter: protein MLKIIFNPFLPYMNTRQKTLFLLFFLVGFRSLYAQYTDVINSNKPGFSESPYSVGSGVYQFESNLFFRNTSIERTFTRPQSFGIDVLFRTSFFLERLELNTQFSYQKDKVAFKNIFTSHYFTSGFGKMTIGAKYLVFQQEYEDKSKEVRSWKRRHAFDMKRLVPSVSIYLGMNTDFVNDIYKTGGITPKVGLLLQNNLTRDFNVITNVYYDKIGSDFAEFSYIITATQNFSDQWSAFFENQTIYQKYQTNTNLGAGLAYLYNRDLQINASGRLLLEGKAQGFYAGLGVSYRINNHEDSYIELDENGQELKDTPITRYNKKQNSFFNRLFSIFKKKDKNTRTRPKRSRRSKTKNKKSGFFSRLFGKKETKAKKEETEIEKLEREIKELEEEMKKEEKKKKKGNN, encoded by the coding sequence ATGCTAAAAATAATTTTTAACCCTTTTTTACCTTATATGAACACTCGCCAAAAAACACTTTTCCTTCTATTTTTTCTGGTTGGTTTTCGTTCGCTTTATGCACAATATACAGATGTTATCAACTCTAACAAACCCGGATTTTCAGAGAGTCCTTACAGTGTTGGCTCTGGTGTTTATCAATTCGAAAGTAATTTGTTTTTTCGAAACACAAGTATAGAACGTACTTTTACTAGACCCCAATCTTTTGGAATTGATGTGCTCTTTAGAACAAGTTTTTTTCTCGAAAGATTAGAATTAAATACCCAGTTTTCATATCAAAAAGATAAAGTTGCGTTTAAAAATATTTTTACCTCTCATTATTTTACTTCAGGTTTTGGAAAAATGACAATTGGAGCAAAATATTTGGTTTTTCAGCAAGAATATGAAGACAAATCGAAAGAAGTTCGAAGTTGGAAAAGAAGGCATGCTTTCGACATGAAAAGGCTTGTGCCATCTGTTTCTATTTATTTAGGGATGAATACCGATTTTGTAAACGATATTTATAAAACTGGGGGCATTACACCAAAAGTTGGTCTCTTACTTCAAAATAACTTAACAAGAGATTTTAACGTTATTACCAATGTGTATTACGATAAAATTGGAAGCGATTTTGCCGAATTTTCTTATATAATTACTGCAACTCAGAATTTTAGCGACCAATGGTCTGCTTTTTTTGAAAATCAAACTATTTATCAAAAATACCAAACAAACACAAATTTAGGAGCTGGTTTGGCATATCTTTACAACAGAGATTTACAAATAAATGCCTCTGGAAGACTGTTGTTAGAAGGCAAAGCACAAGGTTTTTACGCAGGTTTAGGGGTTTCTTATAGAATTAATAATCACGAAGATTCGTATATAGAATTGGATGAAAACGGGCAAGAACTAAAAGACACACCAATTACAAGATATAACAAAAAACAAAATAGCTTCTTTAACAGACTTTTTAGTATTTTTAAGAAGAAAGATAAAAATACAAGAACCAGGCCCAAAAGAAGCCGACGTTCTAAAACGAAGAATAAAAAAAGTGGTTTTTTCTCCCGTTTATTTGGTAAAAAAGAAACAAAAGCAAAAAAAGAAGAAACCGAAATCGAAAAATTAGAAAGAGAAATTAAAGAGTTAGAAGAAGAAATGAAAAAGGAAGAAAAGAAGAAGAAAAAAGGCAATAATTAG